The Phormidium ambiguum IAM M-71 genome contains the following window.
TTTTGCAAGTTGAATCTTTGAGTGCGTTACTCAATTTCATCATCTCGGAAACCGCTGTATTTAATTGGTAATCTCCGTCTAAATCCTTGGAAATTTCATCAATTGCGGTGTGAATGGCGCGACGTAAATCTTTTTCTGCTTTAGTTAATTCGCCTTTTTGGGTTTTGGCGGGTGTAGTTTCACTATACTCTGTTATCAACGACCAAACGCGATTTAAAAAGCGAAATTGTCCTTCTACATCTGCATCATCCCATTCTAAATCTTTTTCCGGTGGCGCTTTGAAAAGGATAAACATTCGGGCGGTGTCTGCGCCATATTTGTTAATTACATCTTCTGGCGCTACCCCGTTATATTTGGATTTAGACATGGTTTGATAGGAGAGTTCTAAGGGTTCTCCTGTTTCGGGATCTTTTGGATCGTTAGGATTTACGGAAGCGGAAGGAATGTATTTAGCATTTCCTGATTTTTTGGGATTGGTATATGTTAATCCCTGTACCATGCCTTGGGTTAACAGGCGGTTGAAGGGTTCATCGAAGTTGAGGAGTTTGCGATCGCGCAACACCTTAGTAAAAAAGCGAGAATAAAGTAAGTGTAAAATCGCGTGTTCAATTCCACCCACATATTGATCGACTGCCATCCAATCATTTGTTTTTGCTGAATCAAACACCTGATTTTCATTATTTGCATCAGTAAACCGCAAATAATACCACGATGAATCAATAAAAGTATCCATCGTATCAGTCTCTCTTTTCGCCGCAGTTCCACAACTCGGACAAGGCACATTTACCCATTCTCCTAATTGTGCCAAAGGCGAAGGGCCGCGACCACTAAATTCGACATTCTCTGGCAAAACTATTGGTAATTCTGCTTCGGGAACGGGTATAATTCCACATTTGGGACAGTGAATTACCGGAATTGGTGCGCCCCAATAACGTTGACGGGAAATTAACCAATCTCTCAACCGATATTGAATTCTCGCTTTACCAAAACCTTGCTTTTCTGCAAAGTCAATAATTGCCTGTTTCCCTTCAGTGGAATTCATCCCATTAAACTCACCGGAATTAATCATTATTCCCGGTTCTGTGTATGCTTCTGGGATTGGGGACTGGGGACTGGGGACTGGGGACTGGGAAGAATTTTCTTTTGTTTCTGGGGGTGTGATTACTACTTTAATGGGTAAGTTTTGTTCTTTGGCAAATTTGAAATCCCTAACATCATGGGCGGGTACACCCATTACTGCACCTGTGCCATATTCATACAATACGTAATCAGCAATCCAAATCGGAATTTCTTCACCTGTAAAAGGATTAATTGCTTTTCCGCCTGTGGGAATTCCCCGTTTTGGTTTGTCTTCCGCTGTACGTTCTAATTCGCTTTGATTTGCTACTTCTTTGATGAAGCTTTCAACTGTTTCTTTATTTTCTGATGTGGTGACTTGTGGTGTTAATGGATGTTCGGGTGCGAGTACTACATAACTGACACCATAAACCGTATCTGGACGAGTGGTAAATACACCAATTTTTTCATCCATTCCCACAATCGGAAATTCTAAATAAGCACCAACAGATTTACCAATCCAGTTAGCCTGCATTGATTTTACTCTGTCCGGCCAACCTGTCAATTTATCTAAATCTTGCAGTAATTGTTCGGCGTAATCGGTAATTTTGAGGAACCATTGACGCAATTTTTTCTTTTCTACTATTGCGCCAGAACGCCAAGAACGTCCTTCGCTGTCAACTTGTTCGTTTGCTAAAACTGTTTGATCGATCGGGTCCCAGTTAACTGCGGCTTCTTTTTGATATGCTAATCCAGCTTGGAAAAATTGTAAGAATATCCACTGCGTCCATTTATAGTAGTCGGGGGAACAGGTGGCGAGTTCGCAATCCCAATCGTAAGATAACCCCAGGCGTTTTAATTCCTGACGCATTTGGTCAATATTACTGTATGTCCATTTCGCCGGATGAATGCCTTTTTTAATCGCGGCGTTCTCTGCGGGAAGTCCAAAAGCATCCCATCCCATCGGATGTAGTACGCGATAGCCCTGCATTCGATGTACTCTGGCAATCACATCCGTTATTGTGTAGTTACGGACGTGCCCCATGTGCAGGTTGCCCGATGGATAGGGAAACATGGATAATGCGTAAAATTTGGGTTTGTCTTTCTCTGTTGGGGTTTTGTCTAATCCTTGTTCAACCCAAATTTTTTGCCATTTTTCCTCTA
Protein-coding sequences here:
- the leuS gene encoding leucine--tRNA ligase; amino-acid sequence: MESRYNPTAIEEKWQKIWVEQGLDKTPTEKDKPKFYALSMFPYPSGNLHMGHVRNYTITDVIARVHRMQGYRVLHPMGWDAFGLPAENAAIKKGIHPAKWTYSNIDQMRQELKRLGLSYDWDCELATCSPDYYKWTQWIFLQFFQAGLAYQKEAAVNWDPIDQTVLANEQVDSEGRSWRSGAIVEKKKLRQWFLKITDYAEQLLQDLDKLTGWPDRVKSMQANWIGKSVGAYLEFPIVGMDEKIGVFTTRPDTVYGVSYVVLAPEHPLTPQVTTSENKETVESFIKEVANQSELERTAEDKPKRGIPTGGKAINPFTGEEIPIWIADYVLYEYGTGAVMGVPAHDVRDFKFAKEQNLPIKVVITPPETKENSSQSPVPSPQSPIPEAYTEPGIMINSGEFNGMNSTEGKQAIIDFAEKQGFGKARIQYRLRDWLISRQRYWGAPIPVIHCPKCGIIPVPEAELPIVLPENVEFSGRGPSPLAQLGEWVNVPCPSCGTAAKRETDTMDTFIDSSWYYLRFTDANNENQVFDSAKTNDWMAVDQYVGGIEHAILHLLYSRFFTKVLRDRKLLNFDEPFNRLLTQGMVQGLTYTNPKKSGNAKYIPSASVNPNDPKDPETGEPLELSYQTMSKSKYNGVAPEDVINKYGADTARMFILFKAPPEKDLEWDDADVEGQFRFLNRVWSLITEYSETTPAKTQKGELTKAEKDLRRAIHTAIDEISKDLDGDYQLNTAVSEMMKLSNALKDSTCKNSAVYTEGIKTLILLLAPFAPHIAEELWQMIGNKESVHKQTWPKLDESALEVDEITLVIQINGKTRGTIQAPANLDKQELEKYARESDAAKRYLEEGKEPKKVIVVPGKLVNFVV